CTTCTTGTTTTCCCTTACAGAAGTTTATTCTTGTTGTATATAGGCAGAGGTTAAGTTCTTTCAATTTTGACAGATGCAGCCTTctggaagcattttaaaaggtgCAGGTTAATAGCCTGGGAGTTACTAAAACCATATGTGATAAAGACTAAGCAATACCAAACTgatatataaatttttaaaagacacaTCTACAGCATTGATTTGAGACACTGAGAGGCTGCTAGATATTTggcataaaattatttttttcctgtattaagACTATCCTCTCTAGAAGTGTAAAAATgagagtgtatatatataatttgcaaatttttaaggcttttttaTTAATTGGAACTATGCCCTCTTTAACATTTACTGTTGACTATTTCCCATTGAGAGTCAATAAAACAAAGACTGTACATTAATGCAGAAAAGAGTTTCATTCATAGAGTGTGAGCTACAACGGGATTATTTCCAAGTGCAAAGATCACTCACATGAATAAAGATTTGGTGGATCAGTTACTCTACTGATAAAATGAATGAAGTCCGTCTCCAAACATAATCCAAATATGTTTTCTTGCTACTTATTCAAGCAAGTCTACTTTCGTGTTGTTCCAGTTTAATTAACTGAAAACATATAATTATTAATGAGAGCTCTGATGGGACAGTAGCGGAAACATGCTTCTCAGTGATGAACTTGCagccaaaacacaaaaaacatttctgtttgtgcaGGAAAAGCAACCCCCTCCTGCTACATTATCCCATTGATCTAAAAACATTTACATCTCCTTTGTTAACTAgttttcagtagaaattttACAATCACTAAGGAACACTGTTAAAAGTGTGCCTCAAGAAACTCCTGTGAAGTAAACTTGGATCTGTCTAAAAACAGgctctatttttccttctaagtTTTATACGTCAAATCTCTTAGGCTTTTCTTGCACATTCATTGCTTTCGTGATTCATCGTAAATAATTCAAACTGGGCTTACAAAAGAGATGAGGTTGTACAATGAACATAAGAGCTGCATGTTATATCCCTGACTTAGTCAAAACTAATAAAAGTACATTATAAAATTCGatcataaaatgttttctcctcttttacaCTGCTTTGTGATCTACATTCAACATCAGCTTGGTGAAAGTAAACCTTTTTTGAGGATTTCTGTCCAACATAATAATGAAGTCTGATTAAACAGTTTTTGTGGCTATGGCAAGAGCAATACTCTCACCTGAATAAACTCTGTTATCTGTACAATATGCACTGAAACTAAACAAAGACAACATTGACAGCTCACAGATAAACAAGAAACACCTTTGAAGTGTAATTGCGGCAGCATTAACGTAAGGTGCATTCCCCTCCGAAATGAGTAACTAGGCTGCAATGCCCTACTACAGGAAGCTGAGACCATGAGtacacaaatttatttatttttttaaggactaGGGACTTCTACAAGGAACAAGCGTTCAGAGTTACAGATGTTGAAAAGCCAGGTTCAGCTTTACTCTTCAGGCTTTAAATCCTATCTTTAACATAGCTTATAAATGTAATGGTCATGTCACACAATATGAGCAGACACTTAATGCAAACCGGGACCTATAGTCtaatttttgatttaaaaagtgATCAATAAATCAATGTTTGACTTAAGAACAGTTCATgagctgcactttttttttttttttttaatttgtgcatTTAGGAAAGGTATTGCTGAAATATGGTGTCAACCAATGAAAGACTCATGTATGTTCTCTAAATGAGAAAAACGTGGAATTGCATCTGAACCTACCTCCACTGATGAAGACAGatgtttttcagctgtctgGTTTAGGTCATGTCAAATCCTCTAGATCAGTATTGGAAGCACTGTCTATCAACTAGCCAGATTAGTTTTGAATGCACACATAAGCAATAGGGAGAGGAATTTGCCACTGCAAAGCCACATATATCCAGCACTGACAttgcagcagaagctggctgGAACTGTAAGTGCAATCCTTCAGATAAAATTATTGAGGAGAAAACAAGCAATGTCCAGTAAAATAAGGACTACAAATGACACctgtttatttaaatcaaagatAGCCCTAAATTTTCCGAAGATGATACTTTTTCTTTGGTCCCATTTAAATCATTGGAAATTATCTGAGAGGGTGGGACTTCCATTACAGTGCTATGGTTCCTGCagggaaatagagaaaaatagctATGCTCTTCAGTGGAAATGTGGAAGTATCCCACTTCCTTGGATAACAAGCCTAGCAGCCACTGCTGGCCTCCACACCAGTTTAACTACCTTCTCGTTATTCAGAAGAGTAATTCTCAGCTGCTACGTCAAAATTCAGTCACAGCAATCTCCACTTTGGTCTCCCCACCTCCTAGCTCACACGATCTTCCCACGAGAGACAACAGGTAGTATAGCAAGACGAGGTAGATCTGTGCCTATAGGTGGCACTCTTGCCCTGACACAGCATTGAAGGACCGTGAAGTGATACTCCTCCTTTCTGTTAGACGACAGAGGCCCGATTCAGATAAgaaacccattaaaaaaaaaaaaacaacaacaacaaaaaaacactttcaatgaacatttcagattttattgtCAACACACGTAAAAACTGAAACCTATGTTCAAAACAGTTACTTCTGAGAACACCGAAATACAAACTTTTTCACACAGAACTTTGTTATTGtaacataaacagaaaaaaaaagacatagaaTATGCTGATGTGTATTATATGTGCTCGAAGTCACAAGTTTGAGAACTGTACCACTACAAAATCATCACATAGGTTTGGGAAGTGAGCATTTGATTGTGTTTAAATATCTCCTCTGCGTTTCTAGTATTACACGTTTACTTGGAAACTTCATAGCAGTGGACAAAAACATGATAATTGTCTTCAAGGATTGTTTTGAAAGCACCATGACAACAGACTGTTCAAACTAGTTCCTTACAGAGGGAAGTCTAAACAGAGACAATTATTGCAGTTATGGCTTTTTAGGGGTAACGTTTAATGTTATCTATGACAGGATTGTGAATATACTACACGCAAAGTCGGTATTTCCTGGTAGCTCCTCCTGAAAAGTAAAACTAGCATTGCccattttaaatttgttctttttatacTAAAGAAACCAAACTCTTACATGCTATACAAAATAGATGTTCTTAGCCACACATTGACAAGTCTTCCCTTCTTCCAGATCCTGTAAAACTAAACTAacccaaacaagcaaaacttcTTCATCAGTTAAGCAGCAAAAATAAGTTCTGCCAACTTTACACAATAAATAGACTTCTGCTTaagttaaatttatttccaaaaggGTGACATGACTAAACAAGTTGTATTGGACAGTGACGCACGTATCACGCTCCATTACCAAGACCCTAAGCTTAGTCAGAAGGGGAGTGAGGAAAGGAGCAACAGGAAGGGAATGTCTGTTCTCAGACAACTGAAAGATTTATGCTgcactttgcttttctcttaaaGGTCCCGAAGAAACGTTTTATAAAACTACCTCTAGCTACTTCTCACACAAGCAACTCGGTTCAAAAACCAATTCTGAACAGCatctctttctggaaaaaaactaaCATCCCTGCAGTCCGATGTCTAATGACATTCTTGGCTTGTAACAGCACATACTCATCTCTCCTCATCGTTTGCTAGATCGCTTTTCATACTTATCCTTTGTGTGCTGGTTCCTGTTTCGGTGCCTAGGAGGAGAGTAGCTGACTCTCCTTCTGGACTGAAAGCTGGGTGTGTATGGATGAATTCTGCGTTTCtttggtttttcttctttcctgcttttgtttGGCTCCGGCTCCTTACTGACTTCCTTTTGCTCACGTTCTTGGTCTTGTTCTTTTTGAGATGGTAATGTGTTTTTGATGGTATTAATAAGAAATCTTTTATTTGCACCAGCAAGAGGACATTTCAACCTgtaaagacatttaaaagtaATCAAAATACGGGATAAAAACATCCTGAAACAAATGTGAGAGTTTAACTTCAACAATTTTAagacagttttgtgtttttggcTTTCCTTGCATGCCACCTAGTGTAAACTCTCAGTACAGAAAGATATGCTCAAGGTTGTCTTCATTCTCCTTTTATCTTACTCTTTATAggataaaaattattttacttcaatGGATTGAAAGTTCATGTGATTTTCACAAGGCAGTGTGCAGGGAGAAGCAGATAAGGCGAGACTCATGGTTAACTCACTCTGTGTAAAGTGACGACATATTTTAAGTTTGTCGGTGCTTAACTTAGCTATTCAggaatcaaatatttaataacacaTTCTGAGTCATATGAGAATGGTTAACATGACCACAATGCTGACCATAATAGATTATTTAATGAACTAAGATACTCGTAAAGTAAAGGATACACTTGCATGAAGAACCCAAACAACTGTAGTAATAAATCAAAGGAGGCATACCAATTTTAACCTATGTTTAGCAACCaccaaataaaatactttttctctaATAGAAAGGATACTTGATTAAActcctttttgttgtttctgactttttcctcttgcagcttAATGCTTTTGCATGTAATTTATCAGTTTCTCTTAGTAAACAAGTACTCCGTGTTACATTTATCCTGTTGTTATCAGTTGTACTAGTTACTCCCAATTTATCATCTCTTAGAGAATGGAATGGAAGTAACAGAAGTTTGAATACATTCCTTCAGCAAGCAGAAATCATTCCAAAGACTTTGTTTATTGTGGGAGCTACTGTGAGTTTGCCTGCTAATATAGACTGGAGGGATTACTcaaaaaaagcagagatgttgGGAGAGCACAGTACCACGTACTGAATCAACTATGGATGATCTTAACACTGCAATGTTAGATCACCTATTCTACTGGAATATTTTGTGTCAGCAAAGACACTATACCCTGACCACTTAAAACCTTTGATAACTCTGAATAATCAGactaagcagaaaaagaagaaaatagcataCTTCATGATATTGAACTGTGCATGGAATTTACTTCAGATCTACTTATTAAGCATTACTGATAATTGTTCTTGTTATAAATCCTCAACGAAATTAGtcattttagaaatatacaCTAAGCAGacacactgttttatttctgctatgCATTTCTTGATATTTCTATAGCATAATTACAGTTTGTGAACTTCCTGCATATAAATCTACACTGTTTTACTCAaacacaggttaaaaaaaatcaaattaaaaaatgtagatgTTCTGTACAGACGTTTTTTGTAAACTAGGGAGGCAGTCATTATGCATTAGCTGTACTACTGAGTGAAAGTACACAGCTAACATTTGTCAGTAGAATGGGGTTTCCATTTCAAGCTACACCAGCTATAAACATGGCAATGAAAATGCCATGGCACGGGCTGCACTTGAGACAACACAAAACAGCcaacatttaatttctctgcatGTCTTATGCCAGCATTAAAGTGTTGTACCTCAACACTTCCAACCAAGGAGCACAACTTTCCCTAGGATGGATCCAGGTACAAACTATTTTACATTCAtattctttctcttgctttttcttaaaagctaaTGTATTGATTAAGCACATACATATATAGCACCAGAATGAGACAATCTGCCCTAAATAAATCCACCTTgctgaagtatttatttctttttggcaCTACGAGCGCTGCCTGAGCTATACTGAGAATGAAAACTGATGAGAAATGCAGGGCTTCAGAGTCAGCTAAGAGATGTCATTAATTCACTAtcacacagcaataaaaatgagcCCCCAGGTTTTCAGGGAGCAGCAATAAGTCATGGCACTGAAGGGAAACGTCAGTCCTTGGTTTTATTGACTTCAGACTTCAGCTAAGCAAATTCTGCCTTTAAGTCTTTAATGGAAACGAGACGTATGGCACATATGCTACATtacacatgcacgcacacaaatccataaTGTTTACACGTATATTTGGCATATCTGGAGCTGTGAAGATCCAAAGCGAACTGTGTTATTAATTCATTGATgtctttttcagcatttccaatGGTGAGAAAAATGTAGGATACTTCTATAGCTCACTTCCCTGAAGAAAAGCCTTTGGCTTGCTGTAGGTCTGATCCTGTGATGTTCAATTCAATGACAGCTGTGCCCTAAATGTGAATTCTGCAAAAAAAGCTCAGTCTATGCAAGGTGGATCACAATCTGCAAACTAGTGAACAGTTCCACACAACAGAgtgcaaatgttttcagaagacaTGTTAGAAGAGCACTAAGGTTTCAAACTCAAGTGTGCCTGAAGCAGAACTGCAGGCATGACCAAAGAAAGCAGCCTACCTGCAACTCTAAAACAATCCAGTTTACAAAACTGACTCCAGTTTTGTAGCAATGTTTTCATTCAGTGTAATAGTTCACTTTGTTTTGCATGTTCGGACAAgctaaaaagctatttttccatGTAGAACCCCATCCTCCTCCAAACACAGGTTCCCCCTGCCCCAACGTTCCTCTGCTGTCTAATGATCAAATGGCAACTCTCCAATTtgagcaaggaaaataaatagaaaccaTTTTTGCACACACAAATCAACACTTAAACCCACTTGTGTTGCACAGAAGTGGACTTAAAATGTCAACCATCTTACTCTCCAGCAATGCCTGCCATCAGGTTTGGCACTGTATTTCAGCACAGACGCGTACGTTAAGGCTTTTTATCAGAAGAACTCACTGACATTGCTAAGACACTGGAGTACAGAGCCACGAACCACAGTCTTTGAGCATGTCACACAGGGTTGGCGCTGTCAACCTTGGCACACGGAGTGTATCAGATCTTTCCAGGAAACGGTTTATTATGCATGAACTTCCAAGTACATTTCTAGCACTTCCAAACTGCCACGGAAAATAGGGTATTTAGCAGAATAATGGCTGAAGGAACAAAAAGCAGCTAGAGGTTGTTTTGCCAAGTGAGTTGCTAAAGCAAGTTGCATGGTTTGGGCAGCCAGATGCGGCTGGCAGGGCATTGCATGGAAACCTGTGCTCTGATCACTATGCTTTGCCATACTTGCTTTGCAATCTCTGTCTGtacctccttcctcctgctctttacatccaaaggaaaaagaagaagtgGAATCACACTGCAGTTTCTGCATAGCGATGTAACATCCACGCAAAGACGAGACACAATACAGCATATCGCAGCTCCCATGCTCTCAAGGCTTTCTGCCTCAACCTCCTTATTCTGCGGTGCTTCTGACCAGCAGATTTGATATCGAACAGGAAACTATCTATAGTCATGAGAGCGATTTTAGGAgtgctttgaaagaaataggACTAAGAGCAATTTAATGCTTCTAACATTTATCTGTTGTTTGCAACTTCGTCTGCTCTGACAACGCAGAGCTGAACAAACCATCCtaaaatatgctgttttctATAGCTTATTTTGGGTAAGCTTttaaagtaaagcagaaaagactATGTTCAGTTCAGCCCTAGCTCACTTGCTACCAGGATCTCTGAAGACCAGACCTAtacaccagaagaaaaaaacatgtaacgacagggaaatcactcaccaattatctTCACGGGCAAAGCAGACTCAGCGTAAggaagatttatttaatttattaccaACTAATAATAGACCAGAGCCttgagaactaaaagcaaactaaaaccaccttccccccatccaccctctgcTAACTCTCCCCCGCTAGTGGTGCAGGAGAAGGGGtaatgggggctgcggtcagtccctgatgcttcgtctctgccgctccttcacggtccctctctgcccctgctccacgtgagGTCcttcccacgggatgccgtccttcccgaactgagcccgcgggggctgcccacaggcagcagctcttcaagaactgctccaaaatGGGTCCACAGGCAAGAGAGTCTTAGGACAAGACTTTCCTCTACCAGCATCTGCACCACATAGATTGCAGCATCTACCCGTGCCAGCCACAGCAAGCTTGTAAGATAATGTAACAGCGGCAAAAACATTcccaaactagaaaaaaaaatactaccaACACCGTTCTATATTTCAAGCCTGAATCTCTGTCTTGGAGACCATGGGCTGAAGGATGACCACTTGGTACATGACTGTCAGCTCTGCGATGATTCTGTTTGCAATACAAGCTCAAACAGCAGCTGACTATCCATCTCATGCAACAGGACTGCAAAAAGCTAGGTAGGGATGCTTGGGGAACTTCTTCAAGCCGTGCACTTGAGCTATGGAGAATTAATCACTCTGGAAAGTGAGGGAGCAGTGGCATGAATGTGAAAGCAGTCCCACAACAGTGTTCAGAGGCTTGCTGGAGAAGGTTTTGCTGCCATCAACACCCACCAAGAAACTCCACTCTTTGTAATGGCATATACAATATAGTTCCCTGTGAATGACACCTCCCCACATGCTTCCCTTGATTAACCTGTCAAATACCACTGACTCCAGACGTATTTTGCAGCACCAACAGCTGCTGAAGAGCGACACAAACTGGAATCTGTGAAGTATGAGCAGTAGTagcctctgcctctcctcaccCAAAGAAAGATGTcagaacaaataattttcttacagGTCGAGTTATTTCCTCTACCCAGTGCCAATGCAGGATTGATGGCCCTACAGTAGACGTTTCCAGGGTTTTTGCATCTCTCCTCTCCAGCACTCCTCTGACAAAGGGCTGAGGAAATCCCACAAGTCCTCATGAAACACACCTGTAAGCATTTTGAGTTTGGCAAGCAATGGAGGCTTTCAGTTTTACCTGTTAAAGACTATGCTTTAGTCAAGTTGGTGATGATCTCTGGTGGCTTCTACCAGTTTATACTTTCCCAAATTTGGTCTCCTAATGTGTATTTTGATGAACCAACTTTTTTGCTCATTTCATTTGGTATCCACAAAGCCGGGAGCAGCAGCTACCTTCTTTTCAGTAGTTTACAGTTGCAAGGTTACATGTCAGTCCTGGATCTAATCTCTGAAGCCCTTCAGGATTTACTGTTTACTGTAACATCAGTTACATCTGATGGCATTTTGATAGAGTGCGACACTCAGCTGTGCATAGTTAAGTTTCCTTCCAAGTATTCTACTGGTTATCTCATCTCTCATCTATATATGCAATGCAATACCTAATTGCTGGGCCAGTTCAGAAAGACCAAACAGCACAATTGAgcaccaaaaatatttaatgaattcCTTTAAAGGGCTGAGAGCAGTGGCAGCTTCTATATGGTGTGCTGTCCCTGTGCTTGCAAAACTGGATATCAAAGTCTTATTTGGAGTCTGCCTATCGTGGGCTTTATACCTCCCCCGTGATGACGTATCTACCAGCTGTACACTAGCCTATGCCAAAATACATGGCAGCAGGTTTGTGACAAATGGGATTACTACCATCGGTCTCTCTGTGGATAGACTCAGATAGGAAAACCTCCTGGAGAAGTATCATATACCAAAAAAATGATCTATGGGTGCAGAATACCCTGAGCTGCTGACTGCTGGAAGCTGGGATTGCCTCAGTCTGACTGGCAGTCAGCTTCCCGTGCCTCCCACAGCTCCGAACCTCTGggcaagggctgggggagcaaagtccctcctgCTGTATGCGAAGAGCGGGACTGAACCACCTGATggaactgaacaggtacaagtctacggacttctgtaaggcctttgacggtctcacatgacatcctgatccCTAAagtggagagagatggatttgaagggcGGACCATTCggtggataaagaattggcTGTACGGCCAtgcccagagagtggtggtcaataGCTCTATGCccaggtggaggccggtgacgagtggtgtccctcagggtctgtcctgggaccactgctgtttaatatctttatctaCGACGTAGACAGTGGGACTgactgcaccctcagcaaatatgcagatgacaccaagctgagtggtgcagtcgatacaccagaaggaagggatgccatccagagggacctggacaggctggagaagtgggcccatgtgaacctaatgaggttcagcaagtccaagtgcaaggtgctgcacctgggtcaggacaattccagacatgagcacagactgggtaagagcagccctgcagagaaagacttgggggttTTGCcggacaaaaagctcaacacgagccagcagtgagcacttgcagcccagaaggccaactgcgtcctgggctgcaccaacagaggggtgggcagcgggtggagggaggggattgtgcccctctgctctgcccttgtgaggccccacctggagtgctgcgtccagggctggggcccccagcacaagaaggatgtggggctcttagagcgggtccagagaagggctacaaagatgatcagagggctggagcacctctcctatggggacaggctgagagagctggggctgttcagcctggagaaaagaaggctacAGGGaaacctcattgcagcttttcaatacttataGGGAGCTTATAAAAATGGAGTGACTTTTTACACATACAGAttgtgataggacaagggggaatggttttaaactaaaagaggggagatttatattagatgttaggaggaaattcttcattataCTGGTGGTAAAGCACTGGAAtggattgcccagagaagctgtggctgccccatccctggaggtgctcaaggccaggctggatggggctttgggcaacctggtctggtgggaggtgtccctgcccatggcagggggttggaactgggcgggctttaaggtcccttccaatccaagccattctatgattgtatcTTGAGTAAGTAATGCTATTTTCTTGTACTCTTCTTACTCTACTTCCTAGGCACTAGCTATCGGCCACTGATAGAGACAGGGCTCAGCAAAGATGGATCCCACCTTTGAGCCAGTACAGCTGTTCTCATGTTCCTCTGCAGTCAAAAGGATCCTTACTTCATCAGTCTCAGTTCAGGATATCACTGTGCCAATCCCCATGTCAACAACATTCCTCTTCCTGAAGCTTTCTTGGCCATCTCTTCTCCTACATCTTTATCACCGCTCTGGCCTAACAACCTGGTGTTCTGAAGAACAGAGCACCCTCGGCTATCCCCTCCTCTGACAGGTCGTAGGTGTTTGAAAACTGCTTGTTACCCCCATGCTGACCATCATAGACAGCTGAGTAGGACCACTGCTCCTGTGGAGACAGGGAATAAGAAATAGCTGGGAGCAGAAACCCATACATGCTCCTGGAAAGTATTCCAGACTGCACAAGTGGCAGAGAAGTTGCACAGGGACACCTGGGTATCTTCCAGTAGAAGTTTTTGGTTTCCACACCTGGAATTAACTTGCAAACGCTCAGTAACAGGATGCATACAACACTTCATGATGCTGATTATCTGCACTGGTTTACCTGGCTATTTTGCAAGGCTTGCAGAGAAAAAGCATGCTGCATTCAGTACAGCTGTAAGTACTCTAGGAGATTAAaccaatttaattattttcacataaagGGTATAAATTGTATCCCTAGCAGAAATGTTGGgtaaaatatacacaaaaagaCTTCTCAAGTCTTGTTTAGGAAATATGAAAGATTAGCTTTTTAGAGCAAGACACCAATTTAATCTCTTCAGAGCTACTAAAACAAACATAGCTGAGAAATCAGCTGAGAACTTCCTAAACAGCACAGCTTATCTTGTAATACTGTTGGTGGAAGAAGCCAGACCTTATCTACAAATGAGTTTATCTGAATGAATTGGTGCCCTACTTGTGTGAACATCCTTGGGTTTGGGATGCCTCTTATCAGTCATATACATTATTGTGAGATGAACGACTCTTCTCAGCATGTTTGTTCTCCAATTGCTTTGCCTTTAACACATTCGGTCAAGCAATTTTATGCAGGCAGAATTCTCTTCAAGTTCTTTCTTATCTGGAGTCAAATTTTTGCCCAGACAAATTAATACCTGGATgaagacaaattatttaaacacaatgcaaattaaaattcaaagacTTCTGTTACccattaaatgcaaaatttattttggcatTGGTCAtagtatttatttcctcttggCACAACTTACCAACCCATAGCCCCCATTGTTTCAGCTCTGGTTCTCCCACGTTTCGCTTCTTTAAGTAACTCTTCCACAGCCTTCCTAAAcatgagaagaggaaaaaaagttagcacttgaagaaaacaacaacttgCCTCTATGCACTTACATAAATAAAGTAGAGAGCCCATTGCTTAATTCATTACAGGGAATAAAGAGGAAATGTTGCAAATGCAACAACTGCAATACTAATTTTCATTGGAGAATAGAAATGAAGTGTGCAAAACTGGTACGCTACACCGAAAAGCACAATCCCGGTGCTTTTGGGGAATGCTCTCCCTTGCTATCACTTAAGTTCTTCCTAAAGTCCTTCAACCACAGCAGATCTATTCTGAGCACAGTTCAACAACACTAGCAAACTACCAAGCAGTCAGTTAACAGAATTATTACCACTGCACCTACCAGTAGTTAAACTGCACTAGCTTTGGTTTAACAGTGGAAGAGAGGAGCTCATCTCTGTGGTTATGAACCACTGTCATTGAAAATGACTACGTTACCAGGATCTTCTGGGAAAAACAGCCACACTCACATGAAAGCAATTACATAACTATGCTCACTTAAAAAGTCAGAGTGTAAATTATGCAAATTGTAGGTAATTCCTACAACGTTGGTCTTTCAGTTCTCTTTAGACATTAATTTCAATCTCAAGTAAAACTTTAATAACCGCTCTACAGTACGTGGTTGAAGTTAATGGGAAGACCAATAAGCAGATAATGGGAGCCATTTATTACATAAATTGAACGCGTAAGCTAACAATTAGGTTAGTTAACTGTAAGCAACTATACACGTCAACCAATAGGAATTGCAAGAcggaaaagcaagaaaagcagagaagctcTGCACCTGGCTATAAACCCAGGACACGAAGCTCAGTACTACCAACACTGATGTGGGTAAGAGTGAAGGCTCGAGGAATGGAAAGCAGGAGGTGATAGAGGGGGGCATGCATCgctttgctctcccagctgtgaTGTGCCACGACGGCTACTGGTGTTCAGGCTGTGCGAGCAGGACTGCCAGCATCTTCATGGCGCAAAAAGGTAACTGACAGCAGCTTTCAACTCAAGCTGAAGGAAGTCACGTCTCATTGTGTTATAGTACTATTAGCATAGCAGGATTTTGTTGCTTTGCCACAAGattccaaacaaaacaacaaaaaacaacaactgagTATTGATTTTGGTGTTAAGCGAAAACTGAGACTAGAGAAGTCAAGGCTCATCATTTAATAGAAGAAGCAGAtctaagaagaaaagcaagcagttt
This genomic window from Cygnus olor isolate bCygOlo1 chromosome 1, bCygOlo1.pri.v2, whole genome shotgun sequence contains:
- the POLR1D gene encoding protein POLR1D, which codes for MEEEDPELERKAVEELLKEAKRGRTRAETMGAMGWLKCPLAGANKRFLINTIKNTLPSQKEQDQEREQKEVSKEPEPNKSRKEEKPKKRRIHPYTPSFQSRRRVSYSPPRHRNRNQHTKDKYEKRSSKR